A DNA window from Enterobacter asburiae contains the following coding sequences:
- the rpoS gene encoding RNA polymerase sigma factor RpoS, whose amino-acid sequence MSQNTLKVHDLNEDAEFDENGVEAFDEKALVEEEPSDNDLAEEELLSQGATQRVLDATQLYLGEIGYSPLLTAEEEVYFARRALRGDVASRRRMIESNLRLVVKIARRYGNRGLALLDLIEEGNLGLIRAVEKFDPERGFRFSTYATWWIRQTIERAIMNQTRTIRLPIHIVKELNVYLRTARELSHKLDHEPSAEEIAEQLDKPVDDVSRMLRLNERITSVDTPLGGDSEKALLDILADEKDNGPEDTTQDDDMKQSIVKWLFELNAKQREVLARRFGLLGYEAATLEDVGREIGLTRERVRQIQVEGLRRLREILQGQGLNIEALFRE is encoded by the coding sequence ATGAGTCAGAATACGCTGAAAGTTCATGATTTAAATGAAGACGCGGAATTTGATGAGAACGGAGTAGAGGCTTTTGACGAAAAAGCCTTAGTAGAAGAGGAACCCAGTGATAACGATTTGGCTGAAGAAGAGCTGTTATCGCAGGGCGCCACACAGCGTGTACTGGACGCGACTCAGCTTTACCTTGGGGAGATTGGTTACTCCCCACTGTTAACGGCCGAAGAAGAAGTCTATTTCGCACGTCGTGCTTTGCGTGGTGATGTCGCCTCGCGTCGTCGCATGATTGAAAGTAACCTGCGACTGGTCGTGAAAATTGCCCGCCGTTATGGCAATCGTGGTCTGGCTCTGCTGGATCTGATTGAAGAGGGCAATTTAGGTCTCATCCGCGCAGTTGAGAAGTTTGACCCGGAACGCGGGTTCCGTTTCTCAACCTACGCGACCTGGTGGATTCGTCAGACCATCGAACGGGCTATTATGAACCAGACCCGTACGATCCGCCTGCCGATTCACATCGTCAAAGAGTTGAACGTTTATCTGCGCACCGCGCGCGAGTTGTCCCATAAACTGGACCACGAGCCAAGCGCAGAAGAAATTGCCGAACAACTCGATAAACCGGTTGATGACGTAAGCCGTATGCTGCGTCTCAACGAGCGCATTACCTCCGTTGACACCCCGCTGGGTGGCGACTCCGAAAAAGCGCTGCTGGACATCCTGGCCGATGAAAAAGACAACGGTCCGGAAGACACCACGCAGGACGATGACATGAAGCAGAGCATCGTCAAATGGCTGTTCGAGCTGAACGCCAAACAGCGTGAAGTGCTGGCACGTCGTTTCGGTTTACTGGGGTATGAAGCTGCGACACTGGAAGACGTCGGCCGCGAAATTGGCCTGACCCGTGAACGTGTTCGTCAGATTCAGGTTGAAGGTCTGCGCCGCCTGCGTGAAATCCTGCAGGGGCAAGGTCTGAATATCGAAGCGCTGTTCCGCGAATAA
- a CDS encoding DUF4440 domain-containing protein, whose translation MTPFEHDIIDLHIALEDWLGKGEGDSDALLARFSPDFLMIPPGGVQIDYIGLASFLENQRGSRPGLKIVIDELSTIQRWDRGAVLHYRETQTRPDLPANVRWSTAVLNQEGDRIVWRLLHETAKP comes from the coding sequence ATGACGCCTTTCGAACACGACATTATCGACCTCCACATTGCGCTTGAAGACTGGTTAGGCAAAGGTGAAGGTGATTCCGACGCCCTGCTCGCCCGCTTCAGCCCGGATTTTCTGATGATCCCGCCGGGCGGCGTTCAGATCGACTATATCGGTCTTGCCAGTTTTCTGGAAAACCAGCGCGGAAGCCGTCCAGGACTGAAGATCGTCATTGACGAATTGTCCACGATCCAGCGCTGGGATCGTGGCGCGGTGCTCCACTACCGGGAGACGCAAACCCGGCCGGACCTGCCCGCCAACGTGCGCTGGTCAACCGCGGTGCTCAATCAGGAAGGCGATCGGATAGTGTGGCGTCTGCTGCACGAAACGGCTAAGCCGTAA
- a CDS encoding MFS transporter — MTYRSKVAVVYLLGFFLDLINMFIASVAFPAMAHAFNTTPSALAWVSNGYIAGLTLVIPFSSVLTRRIGPKRVILLSLFLFSAASAAAGLSATLESLIAWRVLQGVGGGLLIPVGQALTWQQFKPHERARLSSAVMLVALLAPACSPAIGGLLVQTLSWRWIFFATLPVAVVTFVLACLWLKHEMPAMKAARLLNLSLLADPLLRFSMLVYICVPGMFIGVNVTGMFYLQHVANMSPAATGMLMLPWSVASFIAITATGRYFNRIGPRPLIVIGCLLQATGILLLINVSSATLLPAIAFTLMGAGGSLCSSTAQSSAFLTTRREEMPDASALWNLNRQLSFFAGALLLAQALSLAQTWLTPLAAWHGMFIFAAGMTLLPVPYVFRLNNTQVLTQLRQENS, encoded by the coding sequence ATGACGTATCGCAGCAAAGTCGCCGTTGTTTACCTGCTGGGCTTTTTTCTTGATTTGATCAACATGTTCATTGCCAGCGTCGCCTTCCCGGCGATGGCTCACGCCTTTAACACCACGCCTTCAGCCCTTGCCTGGGTCAGTAACGGGTACATTGCCGGCCTGACGCTGGTGATCCCGTTCAGCAGCGTGCTCACGCGCCGCATCGGGCCAAAGCGAGTCATCTTGCTCTCGCTTTTTCTGTTCAGCGCTGCCTCCGCTGCGGCGGGCTTGTCTGCAACGCTTGAAAGTCTGATCGCCTGGCGAGTACTCCAGGGCGTGGGAGGGGGCTTACTGATCCCCGTCGGACAGGCGCTGACCTGGCAACAGTTTAAGCCTCACGAGCGGGCCCGACTCTCCTCGGCGGTGATGCTGGTCGCGTTGCTTGCCCCGGCCTGCTCTCCTGCTATCGGAGGACTGCTGGTGCAGACGCTCAGCTGGCGATGGATATTTTTCGCCACGCTACCGGTCGCTGTCGTGACCTTTGTTTTGGCCTGCCTGTGGCTTAAACACGAAATGCCCGCGATGAAAGCGGCCAGACTGCTAAACCTGTCGTTGCTCGCGGACCCGCTTTTGCGTTTTTCCATGCTCGTTTATATCTGCGTACCCGGCATGTTTATTGGGGTGAACGTCACGGGCATGTTTTATCTTCAGCACGTGGCGAACATGAGCCCAGCCGCAACGGGGATGCTCATGCTGCCGTGGTCCGTGGCATCGTTTATCGCCATCACGGCAACGGGACGCTATTTTAACCGTATCGGCCCCCGACCGCTGATCGTCATCGGCTGCCTGCTGCAGGCGACGGGTATTCTGCTTTTGATTAACGTCAGTTCGGCTACGCTGCTGCCTGCCATTGCGTTTACCTTAATGGGCGCGGGGGGAAGCCTGTGCAGCAGTACGGCTCAGAGCAGCGCTTTTCTGACGACGCGCCGGGAAGAGATGCCGGATGCCAGCGCGCTGTGGAATCTTAATCGGCAGCTGAGCTTTTTTGCCGGTGCCCTGCTGCTGGCGCAGGCGCTGAGCCTGGCGCAGACCTGGCTGACACCGCTCGCCGCATGGCACGGAATGTTTATTTTTGCCGCAGGCATGACCTTGCTGCCTGTACCGTACGTTTTTCGTCTCAACAATACGCAGGTGCTCACCCAGCTGCGACAGGAGAATTCATGA
- a CDS encoding LysR family transcriptional regulator, whose translation MINLQRAQMFVAVADTGSFTAAAEAMGLTKAVVSFNIRQLEDELGVTLLLRSTRRLTLTEAGALFHQRSVALLKDAERLQDDVRANHAGLTGELRITTTPEYGSQVVVPLLARFSQQHPDLRVRHVSSSLHADLISERFDVAIRLGTLADSRNHAALISHFSILPVATPVWLVNHQIETLAHLANADWIIHERLASPLRWQVKDASGAPETLEIKKAPRLFADSAQALMAFALAGGGVALLPEWLARDALDAGKLVPVLPGYTFAQQGIYAVYPDARHVTAKVRTFIDFMRTSVN comes from the coding sequence ATGATTAACCTGCAGCGGGCGCAGATGTTTGTCGCGGTGGCCGATACCGGCAGTTTCACTGCCGCAGCCGAGGCAATGGGGCTGACAAAAGCCGTGGTCAGCTTCAATATTCGCCAGCTTGAAGATGAGCTGGGCGTTACGCTGCTGCTGCGCTCCACCCGCCGCCTGACGTTAACCGAGGCGGGCGCGCTCTTTCATCAACGCAGCGTGGCGCTACTGAAGGATGCAGAACGGCTGCAGGATGATGTCCGCGCGAATCATGCGGGGCTTACTGGCGAACTGCGGATCACGACTACGCCCGAGTATGGCTCACAGGTAGTGGTGCCGCTGCTGGCCAGGTTTAGCCAGCAGCACCCGGATCTTCGCGTGCGGCACGTTTCGTCCTCCCTGCACGCCGACCTTATCTCGGAGCGCTTTGACGTAGCTATCCGGCTGGGAACGCTTGCCGATTCGCGCAACCACGCCGCGCTGATTTCGCACTTCTCCATTCTCCCCGTCGCGACGCCCGTGTGGCTCGTTAACCATCAGATCGAAACGCTTGCGCACCTTGCCAACGCCGACTGGATTATTCACGAGCGCCTGGCCTCGCCGCTGCGCTGGCAGGTGAAGGATGCCAGCGGTGCGCCTGAAACGCTGGAGATAAAAAAAGCGCCGCGCCTGTTTGCCGACAGCGCGCAGGCTCTTATGGCCTTTGCACTTGCTGGCGGAGGCGTGGCGTTACTGCCGGAATGGCTGGCGCGCGATGCGCTTGATGCGGGAAAACTGGTCCCGGTTTTACCGGGATATACCTTTGCGCAGCAGGGCATCTATGCGGTTTATCCCGATGCCCGGCACGTGACGGCGAAGGTGCGCACGTTTATCGATTTTATGCGCACCAGCGTGAATTAA
- a CDS encoding MarR family winged helix-turn-helix transcriptional regulator → MELRQEAFHLLRQLFQQHTAQWQHALPELTKPQYAVMRSIAEHPGIEQVALTEVAVSTKATLAEMLSRMEARGLVKREHDPADKRRRFVFLTPEGEALLAGCKPLGNEVDEAFLGRLNKAEREQFSALIKKMMHD, encoded by the coding sequence ATGGAACTAAGACAAGAGGCGTTCCACCTGTTACGTCAGCTTTTTCAACAGCATACCGCGCAGTGGCAACATGCCTTACCGGAACTGACCAAGCCACAGTATGCGGTGATGCGCTCTATTGCCGAGCATCCGGGTATTGAACAGGTGGCGTTGACCGAAGTGGCGGTCAGCACGAAAGCAACCCTGGCGGAGATGCTCAGCCGCATGGAGGCGCGCGGGCTGGTCAAACGCGAGCACGATCCGGCCGACAAGCGCCGCCGGTTTGTCTTCCTGACCCCAGAAGGTGAAGCCCTGCTTGCAGGCTGTAAACCGCTTGGCAACGAGGTGGATGAGGCGTTTTTAGGACGTCTTAACAAGGCCGAGCGGGAGCAGTTCTCTGCGCTCATCAAAAAGATGATGCACGATTAA